GCTCAACATAGCCTGACACACAGCCCTCAGCAGAGCTGCCAGCAGCTTGTGTCAGGACCAGCACCTGGTCGtacaattattttacattaacatgTATGCTTCTTTAAGTATTTGTTTTccaacatttttgtttgttatgatcATGACTGAAAACAGATCCATCCTGACGAAAAGGAGTCCAATTTTTTATCTGCTCTTACTCACAGGTTTGTATTTTCCCTAATCTTTTCTGCTGGTATTCAAACTGCTGTGAGGACTTTTCGTGCTGtttgatgtaaatgtaaaatttataaaataagtaaagacattgatgtttttaaatagggataaaggtttatttttttaagaatgTACAGTAATGTCAGATAAAGGTTAGAAATGATCAATGGATAAAATTCTATATTCTCCCTTGCTCTACAATATAAATTGTTATATTAAAAATGCATAGATTAAGTATAGACACTGGTTAGatacaataataattttgtGGTTGCTGTTGCTGAGGTTCAAACTGTTGTGACTCTACACTCTCTCTATTTCTACAGGATTCAGCTCCTTTACTGTGGGATCCTCAGACTTTCACTTTATTAATGATGGAAAGAACTACGAAGATGCAAAGAGCTACTGCAGAGCGACATACAACGATTTAGCCACAGTTCACAACTTGGCCGATATGACGAGTTTGACCACTTTAGTTTCAACAGCCGCTGACAGAGCCTGGATAGGACTGGAGGCCAGAGCTGTGGGAATGTGGCACTGGTCCTGGCCTGATCATCCAGTGGATTTTTTAAACTGGAGGGCAGGAGAACCACTAAAAAACAATGAGGATGCATGTGGGGCATTGGATCAAGGTGGCAAGTGGTTTGAAAGTGACTGTGGAACAAAGAGAAGTTTTTTGTGTCGTGGTAAGTGAAacggttttctttttttaacataaaaaaaattcctGGATAAAAAAAGAACCGCATTGTATTGtatgtgaaacaaaatgtccatCGTTGACACTTGCAGGTAGCAGTGAATCTAGTCCTCCCATATTTATCACCACCACCAAGTCATGGAGGAAAGCTCAGACTCACTGCAGGAGCCTCTCAAGTGATCTGGTGAGCATACTCTCAGAGAAACAGAATGAGGTGGCACATAATGTGGCCACGTCACAAATTGTGTGGATCGGCCTCTTCAAAGATCTCTGGGGGTGGTCGGACGGAAGCAACTCATCGTTCCGTTACTGGAAACAGTCTCAGCCTAACTACCTAAGAGATCAGGACTGTACTGCTGCCATATTCAAAGATGAAGGGCTGTGGAATGACTTGAAGTGCAGGAGAACATTTAAGTTTATCTGTCAGGGGGGTAAGTTGTTGTTCTTTATTCGTAGAATACTGTAGAAAAGTTTCTTCCACAATATACAACAGAGCTACATCTgtcctcctctcagtgtctATTCATTCATCTCCGGTTTTTACAGCAAGGAAATTAATTCCAACAACCACCAGTCTGACAACGACACAGAAGACGACGACAACAAGTCAACTGCCAACACATGCGACGACTCTTCCCAGCACCTCCCCTCAAGAGGTCATGACAACATTTACTTCCACTACTCCTACCATTCAACCGAACACGACCAATGTTACCACAGAAGGAGAAACAACTGCCACTGACACGACAACCACAGATGTCGCACACAGCACCTCAAGCCCTGAGCTCAACAGCACAACTCATGAGCAAGTGACCACCACTGTCCAGAGCACAACACAGCTTTCAACCACAACTTCCACAGGAAACAATCAGACTGTTGCTCCAGGTTTGTTGACAGTCGTGTGCCATTTGATCATTTTGCATGTTTTGCAAAATTTGCATCCCATGTACTTCCTGCAACACAGATTTAAGggttgtttctctttgtgctgTCTTCCTAAAGGAAATCTGATACTGATCCAGCAGAACATGACATGGATTGATGCGATGACTTACTGCAGGGAGCACCACAATGACCTCGTCCACGTTACCACCAGAGAAATTCAAGAGGAGGTGGCTGAAAAGGCGAAGAACGCCACCTCGCCCCACGTCTGGCTCGGCCTACGCTACACGTGCAAGTTGAACTTCTGGTTCTGGACCAGGTCGACGTCCGCCTGCTACCAGAACTGGGCCCCGGGTCAAGGCCCTGAACGGACATATGACTGTGGTGTTACAGGCGCCACTGAGGCCACTGGGAGGCAGCAGTGGGTCGGCTTgcctgagacagacagactgaactTCATCTGCTCTACATGTGCTAGCTGAGTGTGGAGGGCCTGTGACACTGCAGACGAAGTAGAACGTGCAGTTGGAACCATTCTGTGTGAAGGATTAACACCTTTGTGCTGGTTATGTTCATATTGTTTTTCATGGTTGATCTTACATTCATGATTTTGACTATTGAAACGCTAAGCCTGTGAACTGTGACAGACTTCAGCAGCGGTATCATgggtgttttaatgtttatgtgTGACGTCATACTTTACCTTTGTTAAAACACAGCTGCCTTCTCTATTGTTGAGCATGAATTTCATTATATATGGAAAAACTGGTGCAGCGTGGAGGCGTGCACATTCACAGTCATGGGCAGCAAGAGTAATGCGAGAACACTGATCTGCTCTATGCCTTTCACTCGGGGGTTACTATTTGCATGTTGACCCCTTGGGTTGGGCCCCAAGATTGTCTTTTTTAGACCACCGGTATACGGCCCTGATTCTGACTGCCGGCTGCCCTCACTGACCTGACCTTCGCCGGCAGCCACACGGAAGACAGAGCTCACAGACCCTCACCTTCCTCACTGCACACACAAGTTACACGGAGCATCTATAACCATGGGACCAGATCCAGCATTGCTGCATTTTCAGCAGCGAAACTGAAATTATTAGATCTCAAACTGTACAACATGAATACAACCGTGAACAGGCTCTTTTCACTCTCGTCGGACTGACTCAATCGTGGCTGTGAAATTTAACTtgaatttttttactttgctcaATACAGTACACGCTTCCTTACTTTTTGGAAATAATATATCCAAATACACGTTCAAATGAGCTTTAGTGCATGTTAAAATCAAAGCTCCTTCtggtcaaaaaagaaaaactgtgtcAAAAGAAACGGAACACAGGAAATATTCACTTTCACTTAAAACTgttggaaaataaatgatatttgGTCTGTGCTGACTTCTTAAACGACCAACTGACAATAAACTGACAATAAAATGATATtcaaatcataaaatatatCTGCTGTGTTTTGGGGTTTGGAAAGAAGTGAAGGTAATGTTTTTAACACTTTTGATATTATTCAGAGTCGAGAATATCAacaattaaaacacttttttcacTATATGACTATCTTTGCATTATTGAATTGAATAATCCTATATAACCGCTGAATACTGGTGTGTATATAGTAATCGGTGCTGAATTCTGATAACGGCTTTTGCATCCTCAATGAGGGGCCTTGTCACTTCTCAATTACCACGGACCATTACACATGAGTGTGTCATAGCTTAGTTTCCCTCTGAATGGCCATTGGTCAGCGAGCCTCCCATCAGTTCAATGTTAATGTCCCATTGGGTCCAGTCGGTCGGTGGGTGCGCCGCCTCCCCCTCACCACCTTTTCTCACCCTCATCTCCTCTTGTGTGCTGTCCAGCtggctctgacctctgaccctttcACCCTCACTCCTGACCCCTGGAGACATTCCCACGCCACACCCTTTTGTGTACATCTCCCCATGGTAACCCCGTGGTCACTCCATCTGCATTTGTAGAGATTATGGTCATAAACATAATTCACCTTCCCTGAGATCAGTGTAATGCAACCTAATTTGGGACTTATCCCAATTCAAGCGTGAGGCGTAACAAAACTGAAACCCATATATTAATTGAAGGTGTGAGAGCATTCTTACAAAATTAAGAATACAAATTTAGAATATACTGTGTAACAAGTTTTTTTCAgataagatataaaaaaaactaaaggatAAATGCAGGAACTGAAAGAAGCAATTCTAGGTCAAAAACACTTGACTAGATTTATCCATGAGTATAATCAGAAAACACCATTTCTGgatttgtatttagttttttaaagttgaaactttttatttgaaaaagagCCAGAATATTAGTGTTTAACTTTACATCTCTCTACCTGCCATGCACACTCCTGTctttcccctctcccccttttcttttgaGTCTTCACCCCTACGTagatccctccctctcttttccttctgtcACTTTCACAGTTAATTGTAGAAAAAGAGATTTTCTCCATTGTGGCCGGGTCTCTTAGGTTACCCCACTCCTGCATGAAATGAGATGGATAGaggggaagagacagagaggggggacaGGGACAGGCACACGGAACAGGCAGCGGTCGAGGACAGACGCAGAGGAGCGTGGACTTAACGATATTTGAACAACGCTAGAATGAAAGAATAAcactttaatattttatatgcAAAAGGACACATGATTAATAGATGCTTCTCTGGGACTATTATCATTTTGTTATTGATGATCC
The DNA window shown above is from Platichthys flesus chromosome 11, fPlaFle2.1, whole genome shotgun sequence and carries:
- the LOC133964494 gene encoding macrophage mannose receptor 1-like; translated protein: MYASLSICFPTFLFVMIMTENRSILTKRSPIFYLLLLTGFSSFTVGSSDFHFINDGKNYEDAKSYCRATYNDLATVHNLADMTSLTTLVSTAADRAWIGLEARAVGMWHWSWPDHPVDFLNWRAGEPLKNNEDACGALDQGGKWFESDCGTKRSFLCRGSSESSPPIFITTTKSWRKAQTHCRSLSSDLVSILSEKQNEVAHNVATSQIVWIGLFKDLWGWSDGSNSSFRYWKQSQPNYLRDQDCTAAIFKDEGLWNDLKCRRTFKFICQGARKLIPTTTSLTTTQKTTTTSQLPTHATTLPSTSPQEVMTTFTSTTPTIQPNTTNVTTEGETTATDTTTTDVAHSTSSPELNSTTHEQVTTTVQSTTQLSTTTSTGNNQTVAPGNLILIQQNMTWIDAMTYCREHHNDLVHVTTREIQEEVAEKAKNATSPHVWLGLRYTCKLNFWFWTRSTSACYQNWAPGQGPERTYDCGVTGATEATGRQQWVGLPETDRLNFICSTCAS